One region of Acidovorax sp. T1 genomic DNA includes:
- a CDS encoding PilZ domain-containing protein — protein MPYERRHFIRVSFDAPALLATATDTFSVHVLDLSLKGALITVPAHVQLRTGMRCQLTLALAETGNHIAMSTEVAHVEGLHTGLLCRGIELDSVTHLRRLIELQLGDPALLERDLAELMHAASAH, from the coding sequence ATGCCCTATGAACGCCGCCACTTCATCCGCGTCAGTTTTGATGCACCGGCCCTGCTCGCAACCGCCACCGATACGTTCAGCGTGCATGTGCTGGACCTTTCGCTCAAGGGCGCACTCATTACCGTCCCCGCCCACGTACAGCTTCGCACCGGAATGCGGTGCCAACTGACACTGGCACTCGCCGAAACCGGCAACCACATTGCCATGTCCACCGAAGTGGCCCATGTGGAGGGCTTGCACACGGGGCTGCTGTGCCGGGGCATTGAACTGGACAGCGTGACCCACCTGCGCCGCCTGATCGAGCTGCAACTGGGCGACCCCGCACTGCTCGAGCGCGATCTGGCCGAGCTGATGCACGCGGCATCGGCGCACTGA
- a CDS encoding long-chain fatty acid--CoA ligase, protein MRPHYKFWPRRLPHSITLPATSLWDNLAISARRYPDKAALVFFGRALSYRALADGAERLAARLAQLGVQRGNRVVLCMQNCPQLVMAHFAILRANAVVVPVNPMNRAEELKHYITDPDTKVAITTADLAPELAQASSALPPDERLAHLVVTQFTDAFDADVAGPDAPPDAWREWLCTRHALPALEGGQAHAWADALACTAAPPALAVGLGDLALLPYTSGTTGLPKGCMHLHQSIMHNAVASTLWGNGTADNVTLAVVPMFHITGMVSVMHASIHMGATLLVMPRWDRDLAGRLISRWQVTNWTNIPTMVIDLLASPNFAQYDLSSLVYIGGGGAAMPQAVAQRLLDCYGLRYTEGYGLTETAAPSHTNPPDNPKQQCLGIPFMGTDARVIDPETLQEMPVGEQGEIIIHGPEVFEGYWKRPDATAAAFIEFEGKRFFRSGDLGRMDEDGYFFLTDRLKRMINASGFKVWPAEVEALMFRHPAVQEACIIAAKDSYRGETVKAVVVLRPTHQDTTEQQIIDWCRENMAVYKAPRMVQLVNALPKSGSGKVMWRLLQEKEAPETTR, encoded by the coding sequence ATGCGCCCCCACTACAAGTTCTGGCCCCGCCGGCTGCCCCATTCCATTACCTTGCCCGCCACCTCGTTGTGGGACAACCTGGCCATCAGCGCGCGCCGCTATCCCGACAAGGCGGCGCTGGTGTTCTTTGGCCGAGCGCTGAGCTACCGTGCGCTGGCCGATGGCGCCGAGCGCCTGGCCGCGCGGCTGGCGCAGCTGGGCGTGCAGCGCGGCAACCGCGTGGTGCTGTGCATGCAGAACTGCCCGCAGCTGGTGATGGCGCACTTTGCCATCCTGCGCGCGAATGCGGTGGTGGTGCCAGTCAACCCCATGAACCGGGCCGAAGAGCTCAAGCACTACATCACCGACCCCGACACCAAGGTCGCCATCACCACCGCCGACCTGGCCCCCGAGCTGGCTCAGGCCAGCAGCGCACTGCCGCCGGACGAGCGCCTGGCGCACCTGGTGGTGACGCAGTTCACCGATGCGTTCGATGCGGATGTCGCAGGCCCCGATGCACCGCCCGACGCCTGGCGCGAGTGGCTGTGCACCCGCCATGCCTTGCCTGCCCTTGAAGGTGGTCAGGCGCACGCCTGGGCCGATGCGCTGGCCTGCACCGCCGCGCCGCCCGCGCTGGCGGTGGGCCTTGGCGATCTGGCGCTGTTGCCCTACACCAGCGGCACCACCGGCCTGCCCAAGGGCTGTATGCACCTGCACCAAAGCATCATGCACAACGCGGTGGCCAGCACCTTGTGGGGCAACGGAACGGCCGACAACGTGACGCTGGCCGTGGTGCCCATGTTTCACATCACGGGCATGGTGAGCGTGATGCACGCATCCATCCACATGGGCGCCACGCTGCTGGTAATGCCCCGGTGGGACCGCGACCTGGCCGGGCGCCTGATTTCGCGCTGGCAGGTGACCAACTGGACCAACATCCCCACCATGGTCATCGACCTGCTGGCCAGTCCGAATTTCGCGCAGTACGACCTCTCCAGCCTGGTTTATATCGGCGGCGGCGGCGCGGCCATGCCGCAGGCGGTGGCGCAGCGCCTGCTGGACTGCTATGGCTTGCGCTATACCGAAGGGTATGGCCTGACCGAAACGGCGGCGCCGTCGCACACCAACCCGCCCGACAACCCCAAGCAGCAGTGCCTGGGCATTCCCTTCATGGGCACGGATGCCCGCGTGATCGACCCCGAAACCCTGCAGGAAATGCCCGTGGGCGAGCAGGGCGAGATCATCATCCACGGCCCCGAGGTGTTCGAGGGCTACTGGAAGCGGCCCGATGCCACGGCTGCGGCCTTCATCGAGTTCGAGGGCAAGCGCTTCTTCCGCTCGGGGGATCTGGGCCGCATGGATGAGGACGGCTACTTCTTTTTGACCGACCGGCTCAAGCGCATGATCAATGCCAGCGGCTTCAAGGTGTGGCCGGCCGAGGTGGAGGCTCTAATGTTCCGCCACCCCGCTGTTCAGGAGGCCTGCATCATCGCCGCCAAGGACAGCTACCGGGGCGAGACCGTGAAGGCCGTGGTGGTGCTGCGCCCCACGCACCAGGACACCACCGAGCAGCAGATCATCGACTGGTGCCGCGAGAACATGGCGGTGTACAAGGCGCCGCGCATGGTGCAGCTGGTGAACGCGTTACCCAAAAGCGGCAGTGGCAAGGTGATGTGGCGGCTGCTGCAGGAAAAAGAGGCGCCAGAAACAACTCGCTGA
- the hrpA gene encoding ATP-dependent RNA helicase HrpA, with amino-acid sequence MEAMRQHQVIIVCGETGSGKTTQLPKIALALGRGKCNAPAGQKGQLIGHTQPRRIAASSVAKRIAEELKTTLGDVVGFKVRFQDRISRDASVKLMTDGILLAETQTDPLLRAYDTIIIDEAHERSLNIDFLLGYIRQILPRRPDLKVVVTSATIDADRFAKHFESSKGPAPVIMVSGRTFPVEQRYRPFEESRDYGLNEAIADGVDELWQGNAAGDILVFLPGEREIREAADHLRKHLSHQPVMRNAEVLPLFARLSQAEQDRIFDGHTGRRIVLATNVAETSLTVPGVRYVIDAGTARVKRYSFRSKVEQLLVEPVSQAAANQRAGRCGRVANGICIRLYDEADFNSRPRFTDPEILRSSLAGVILRMKSLHLGDVVQFPFIEAPSGRAIADGYQLLAELGAVDDANELTPMGTELSRLPLDPRVGRMIIEARDRKALDEVLVIASALSVQDVRDRPMEAQQQADQAHAKFDDDKSEFSGYLKLWKWINEARGGAPSLPSARAQKAMAAHKAPSQAFLPVAQRTVAAVQPAPAAAAPTSMPAPTHKLSNRQYEQLLRQNFISIRRLREWRDIHTQLLTVVTEHKWNINTQPASYEQLHLSMLAGLLGNVGCKSDEEDWYLGARGIKFYKHPGAHLNKKPGRWIIASELVETTRLFGRGIAAIEPQWLEQMGGHLLKKQLLDPHWEKKSAEVVALERATLYGIVVYNNRRVNFGKVDPHAAREVFIREALVGGNWETKLPFLAANQKLIAKVEELEHKSRRQDVLVDDELIYAFYDQQLPPEVCSGHSFEAWYREESRKNPDLLRLTREELMRHEAAGITTNAFPKTVRLGGVDCAASYLHEPGDARDGITVTIPLFVLNQVSDERCEWLVPGMLKDKIQALLKSLHQRPRSRFVPLPESATRLAALLGAPERFGTGSLTDVLLKQVRDETSLDVKRADFKLDMLSPHLFMNFRVVDEHGRQLGHGRNLGALKAEWGAKARGAFQALAGLKLGGAAAEGGKSGSNVPAALDGNAQAAIKSGLKGGAQPAQPAKPASTTPSAPAGQRYTTWTFGELPELMEIRKAGQTLIGFPALIDGGDAVTIEVFDEPEVAAAKHRAGLRRLFALQIKDALKYLEKNIPDLQKMAVAFMPLGTQEELRTQIIDVALDRAFLLDPLPTDEFAFKRRVEEGRGRLTLIANEVARLAATILTEYAAAARKIKDAKNAPDATADALQQLQRLVPKNFIAAAPWAQLAHYARYLKAITLRLDKYRADPARDAAKLAELRPQEQRYWRLVAERKGAVDARMQELRWLLEELRVSFFAQELRTPQPVSVKRLDKLWAQIQS; translated from the coding sequence ATGGAGGCCATGCGCCAGCACCAGGTCATCATCGTGTGCGGCGAAACCGGCTCGGGCAAGACCACGCAGCTGCCCAAGATTGCGCTGGCGCTGGGCCGTGGCAAGTGCAATGCGCCGGCAGGGCAAAAGGGCCAGCTTATCGGCCACACCCAGCCGCGCCGCATTGCGGCCAGCAGCGTGGCCAAGCGCATTGCCGAAGAACTGAAAACCACACTGGGCGACGTGGTGGGCTTCAAGGTGCGGTTTCAGGACCGCATCTCGCGCGATGCTTCGGTCAAGCTCATGACCGACGGCATCTTGCTGGCCGAGACGCAGACCGACCCGCTGCTGCGCGCCTACGACACCATCATCATCGACGAGGCGCACGAGCGCAGCCTGAACATCGACTTTTTGCTGGGCTACATCCGCCAGATCCTGCCGCGCCGGCCTGACCTGAAGGTGGTCGTCACCTCGGCCACCATCGATGCCGACCGTTTCGCCAAACACTTTGAAAGTTCCAAGGGGCCGGCGCCCGTCATCATGGTGTCGGGTCGTACCTTCCCGGTGGAGCAGCGCTACCGTCCGTTTGAAGAAAGCCGCGACTACGGCCTGAACGAGGCCATTGCCGATGGCGTGGACGAACTCTGGCAGGGCAACGCGGCTGGGGATATCTTGGTGTTTCTGCCCGGCGAGCGCGAGATCCGCGAGGCCGCCGACCACCTGCGCAAGCACCTGTCGCACCAGCCCGTGATGCGCAATGCCGAGGTGCTGCCGCTGTTTGCGCGCCTGTCGCAGGCCGAGCAGGACCGGATTTTTGACGGCCACACGGGCCGGCGTATCGTGCTGGCTACCAACGTGGCCGAGACTTCGCTCACCGTTCCTGGTGTCAGATACGTCATTGACGCAGGCACAGCGCGCGTCAAGCGCTATAGTTTTAGAAGCAAAGTGGAGCAGCTGCTGGTCGAGCCCGTCAGCCAGGCGGCGGCCAACCAGCGCGCGGGCCGCTGCGGCCGGGTGGCCAACGGCATCTGCATCCGCCTGTACGACGAGGCGGACTTCAACAGCCGCCCGCGCTTTACCGACCCGGAAATCCTGCGCTCGTCCTTGGCCGGCGTCATCCTGCGCATGAAGTCGCTGCACCTGGGCGATGTGGTGCAGTTCCCGTTCATCGAGGCGCCCTCGGGTCGCGCGATTGCCGACGGCTACCAGTTGCTGGCCGAGCTGGGCGCGGTGGACGACGCCAACGAGCTGACCCCCATGGGCACGGAGCTGTCGCGCTTGCCGCTCGACCCCCGCGTGGGCCGCATGATCATCGAGGCGCGCGACCGCAAGGCGCTCGATGAAGTGCTGGTGATTGCCAGCGCATTGAGCGTGCAGGACGTGCGCGACCGCCCCATGGAGGCGCAGCAGCAGGCCGACCAGGCGCACGCCAAGTTCGACGACGACAAGAGCGAGTTCAGCGGGTATCTGAAGCTGTGGAAGTGGATCAACGAAGCCCGGGGCGGCGCGCCCAGCCTGCCATCGGCCCGCGCGCAAAAGGCCATGGCCGCCCACAAGGCGCCATCGCAGGCCTTTTTGCCCGTGGCCCAGCGCACGGTGGCTGCCGTGCAACCCGCGCCAGCGGCCGCCGCGCCCACGTCCATGCCCGCGCCCACCCACAAGCTCAGCAACCGGCAGTACGAGCAGTTGCTGCGGCAAAACTTCATCAGCATCCGCCGCCTGCGCGAGTGGCGCGACATCCACACCCAGTTGCTCACGGTGGTGACCGAGCACAAGTGGAACATCAACACCCAGCCCGCCAGCTACGAGCAGCTGCACCTGTCCATGCTGGCTGGCCTGCTGGGCAACGTGGGTTGCAAGAGTGACGAGGAAGACTGGTACCTGGGCGCGCGCGGCATCAAGTTCTACAAGCACCCCGGCGCGCACCTGAACAAGAAGCCCGGCCGGTGGATCATCGCGTCGGAACTGGTAGAGACCACGCGCCTGTTTGGCCGGGGCATCGCCGCCATCGAGCCGCAATGGCTGGAGCAGATGGGCGGGCATCTTTTAAAGAAGCAGCTGCTGGACCCGCATTGGGAGAAAAAATCTGCCGAGGTGGTGGCGCTGGAGCGTGCCACGCTCTACGGCATCGTGGTTTACAACAACCGCCGCGTGAACTTTGGCAAGGTAGACCCGCACGCCGCGCGCGAGGTCTTCATCCGCGAAGCGCTGGTGGGCGGCAACTGGGAGACCAAACTGCCGTTTCTGGCCGCCAACCAGAAGCTCATTGCCAAGGTCGAAGAGCTGGAACACAAGTCCCGCAGGCAAGACGTGCTGGTGGATGACGAGCTGATCTACGCCTTTTACGACCAGCAGTTGCCGCCCGAGGTGTGCAGCGGCCACAGCTTTGAGGCGTGGTACCGCGAAGAGAGCCGCAAGAACCCCGACCTGCTCCGGCTCACCCGCGAAGAGCTGATGCGCCACGAGGCTGCGGGCATCACCACCAACGCGTTTCCCAAAACCGTGCGCCTGGGTGGCGTGGACTGCGCCGCCAGCTACCTGCACGAACCCGGCGACGCGCGCGACGGCATCACCGTGACCATTCCGCTGTTCGTGCTCAACCAGGTGAGCGACGAGCGCTGCGAATGGCTGGTGCCCGGCATGCTCAAGGACAAGATCCAGGCGCTGCTCAAAAGCCTGCACCAGCGCCCGCGCAGCCGCTTTGTGCCGCTGCCCGAATCGGCCACACGGCTGGCTGCTCTGCTCGGCGCACCCGAGCGTTTTGGCACCGGCAGCCTGACCGATGTGCTGCTCAAGCAGGTGCGCGACGAAACTTCGCTGGACGTGAAGCGCGCGGACTTCAAGCTCGACATGCTCAGCCCGCATCTGTTCATGAACTTCCGCGTGGTGGACGAGCACGGCCGCCAACTGGGCCACGGCCGCAACCTGGGCGCGCTCAAGGCCGAGTGGGGTGCCAAGGCGCGTGGTGCGTTCCAGGCGCTGGCGGGGCTCAAGCTCGGCGGTGCGGCGGCAGAAGGTGGGAAATCCGGGTCCAATGTGCCTGCAGCGCTTGATGGTAATGCGCAAGCAGCTATCAAATCAGGACTTAAAGGTGGCGCTCAGCCTGCCCAGCCCGCCAAACCAGCCAGCACCACGCCATCGGCCCCCGCAGGCCAGCGCTACACCACCTGGACGTTTGGCGAGTTGCCCGAACTCATGGAAATCAGGAAGGCCGGCCAGACGCTGATCGGCTTCCCGGCGCTCATCGACGGGGGCGACGCCGTGACCATCGAGGTTTTCGACGAGCCCGAGGTGGCCGCCGCCAAGCACCGCGCGGGCCTGCGCCGATTGTTTGCGCTGCAGATCAAGGACGCGCTCAAGTACCTTGAAAAGAACATCCCCGATCTGCAAAAGATGGCCGTGGCCTTCATGCCCCTGGGGACGCAGGAGGAGCTGCGCACCCAGATCATCGACGTGGCACTCGACCGCGCCTTTTTGCTGGACCCATTGCCCACCGACGAATTCGCCTTCAAGCGCCGCGTGGAAGAGGGCCGGGGCCGCCTCACGCTGATCGCCAACGAGGTGGCCCGCCTGGCTGCCACCATCCTCACCGAATACGCGGCAGCCGCCCGCAAGATCAAAGACGCCAAGAACGCGCCCGATGCGACAGCGGACGCCCTGCAGCAGCTACAACGCCTGGTGCCCAAGAACTTCATCGCCGCAGCCCCCTGGGCGCAACTGGCCCACTACGCCCGCTACCTCAAAGCCATCACCCTGCGGCTGGACAAATACCGCGCCGACCCCGCCCGCGACGCCGCCAAGCTGGCCGAATTGCGCCCGCAAGAGCAGCGCTACTGGCGCCTGGTGGCCGAGCGCAAGGGCGCGGTGGACGCGCGCATGCAAGAGCTGCGCTGGCTACTGGAAGAACTGCGCGTGAGCTTCTTCGCGCAAGAGCTGCGCACGCCGCAGCCGGTGAGCGTGAAGCGGCTGGACAAGCTGTGGGCGCAGATTCAGAGCTGA
- the argA gene encoding amino-acid N-acetyltransferase has product MSAVFNFTFVPWFRSVAPYIHKFRNQTFVIGLTGEGIAAGKLHSIAQDLALIQAMGVRIVLVHGFRPQVNEQLAAKGHAEKYSHGIRITDSVALDCAQEAAGQLRYEIEAAFSQGLPNTPMAGATVRVISGNFLTARPVGIVDGVDFQHSGVVRKVDVAGIQRTLDMGALVLLSPFGFSPTGEAFNLAMEEVATSVAIELRADKLIFMTEVSGIRMQPGEPESEDNPIDTELPLAAAQALLAQLPTAQQPTDTGFYLQHCVKACKAGVERSHIIPFALDGSLLLEVYVHDGIGTMVIDEKLEELREATIDDVGGILQLIEPFEKDGTLVKRDRTEIERDIESYTVIEHDGVIFGCAALYPYPEARTAEMAAVTVSPQSQGTGDGEKLLKRIEQRARAMGLDSIFVLTTRTMHWFIKRGFVVVDPDWLPDARKRKYNWDRRSQVLVKKL; this is encoded by the coding sequence ATGTCTGCCGTTTTCAACTTCACCTTCGTCCCCTGGTTCCGCTCGGTGGCGCCCTATATCCACAAATTTCGCAACCAGACCTTTGTGATCGGGCTGACCGGCGAAGGCATCGCGGCCGGCAAGCTGCACAGCATTGCGCAGGATCTGGCCCTGATCCAGGCCATGGGCGTGCGCATCGTGCTGGTGCATGGCTTTCGCCCGCAGGTGAACGAGCAGCTGGCCGCCAAGGGCCACGCCGAGAAATATTCGCACGGCATCCGCATCACCGACTCGGTGGCGCTCGACTGCGCCCAGGAGGCCGCCGGCCAGCTGCGCTACGAGATCGAGGCCGCGTTCAGCCAGGGCCTGCCCAACACCCCCATGGCGGGCGCCACGGTGCGGGTGATCTCGGGCAACTTTTTAACGGCGCGGCCCGTGGGCATTGTGGACGGCGTGGACTTTCAGCATTCGGGCGTGGTGCGCAAGGTGGACGTGGCGGGCATCCAGCGCACGCTGGACATGGGCGCGCTGGTGTTGCTGTCGCCGTTTGGTTTCTCGCCCACCGGCGAGGCCTTCAACCTGGCCATGGAAGAAGTGGCCACCAGCGTGGCGATTGAGCTGCGCGCCGACAAGCTGATTTTCATGACCGAGGTGAGCGGCATCCGCATGCAGCCCGGCGAGCCCGAGAGCGAAGACAACCCCATCGACACCGAGCTGCCGCTGGCCGCCGCGCAGGCCCTGCTGGCCCAGCTACCCACCGCGCAGCAACCCACCGACACGGGTTTTTATTTGCAACACTGCGTAAAGGCCTGCAAGGCCGGCGTGGAGCGCAGCCACATCATTCCGTTCGCACTCGACGGATCGTTGCTGCTGGAGGTGTATGTGCACGACGGCATCGGCACCATGGTGATCGACGAAAAGCTCGAAGAGCTGCGCGAGGCCACGATTGACGACGTGGGCGGCATCCTGCAGCTGATCGAGCCGTTCGAAAAAGACGGCACGCTGGTCAAGCGCGACCGCACCGAGATCGAGCGCGACATCGAAAGCTACACCGTCATCGAGCACGACGGCGTGATCTTTGGCTGCGCTGCCCTTTACCCCTACCCCGAGGCCCGCACCGCCGAGATGGCCGCCGTCACGGTGTCGCCGCAAAGCCAGGGCACGGGCGATGGCGAAAAACTGCTCAAACGCATCGAGCAACGCGCCCGCGCCATGGGACTGGACAGCATTTTCGTGCTGACCACGCGCACCATGCACTGGTTCATCAAGCGCGGCTTCGTGGTGGTGGACCCCGACTGGCTGCCCGATGCGCGCAAACGCAAGTACAACTGGGACCGGCGCAGCCAGGTGCTGGTGAAGAAGCTTTGA
- the trhO gene encoding oxygen-dependent tRNA uridine(34) hydroxylase TrhO, giving the protein MPSVTARFLTVALYQFVDLPDCATLRAPLQALCDENGVRGMLLLAPEGINGTIAGEPAAVHAVLGWLRSDARFAALQHKEAPTERMPFYRMRVRLKREIVTLGVPGLNPARNAGTYVKPEDWNALIDDPDVVVVDTRNDYEVGIGTFERAINPHTKRFAEFPAWVAREAQPGGMLDGKPRVAMFCTGGIRCEKSTAFLKSQGFEEVFHLEGGILKYLETVPEEASRWHGDCFVFDERVSVGHGLAPGHHQLCRSCRMPLGEPELRSPHYVPGVSCPYCHGTRTPEQERALAERERQMQLAVQRGEEHIGARQPGHPARAIAGDEKGGNEDEST; this is encoded by the coding sequence GTGCCCTCAGTCACCGCCCGCTTTCTCACTGTTGCCCTGTACCAGTTTGTTGACCTGCCCGACTGCGCCACGCTGCGCGCGCCGCTGCAGGCCCTGTGCGACGAAAACGGCGTGCGCGGCATGCTGCTGCTGGCGCCCGAAGGCATCAACGGCACCATCGCGGGTGAACCTGCCGCGGTCCACGCGGTGCTGGGCTGGCTGCGCAGCGATGCCCGCTTTGCCGCCCTGCAGCACAAGGAAGCACCAACCGAGCGCATGCCGTTCTATCGCATGCGGGTGCGGCTCAAGCGCGAGATCGTGACGCTGGGCGTGCCCGGCCTGAACCCCGCGCGCAACGCGGGCACCTATGTAAAGCCCGAGGACTGGAACGCCCTCATCGACGACCCGGACGTGGTGGTGGTGGATACGCGCAACGACTACGAGGTGGGCATCGGCACGTTCGAGCGCGCCATCAACCCGCACACGAAGCGCTTCGCCGAGTTTCCGGCCTGGGTGGCGCGCGAGGCTCAGCCCGGTGGCATGCTGGATGGCAAGCCGCGCGTGGCGATGTTCTGCACGGGGGGCATCCGCTGTGAAAAGTCCACTGCCTTCCTCAAGTCGCAGGGGTTCGAGGAGGTTTTCCACCTCGAAGGCGGCATCCTCAAATACCTGGAAACCGTGCCCGAAGAAGCCAGCCGCTGGCATGGCGACTGCTTCGTGTTCGACGAGCGCGTGTCCGTGGGCCACGGCCTCGCGCCCGGCCATCACCAGCTGTGCCGCTCCTGCCGCATGCCGCTGGGCGAGCCGGAGCTGCGGTCGCCGCACTACGTGCCCGGCGTGAGCTGCCCCTACTGCCACGGCACCCGCACACCCGAGCAGGAACGTGCGCTGGCCGAGCGCGAGCGGCAGATGCAACTGGCCGTCCAGCGCGGGGAAGAGCACATCGGCGCGCGGCAACCGGGCCACCCGGCGCGGGCTATCGCTGGCGACGAAAAGGGTGGCAACGAGGACGAATCCACATGA
- a CDS encoding glutathione S-transferase, which produces MSAALPVLYSFRRCPYAMRARLALAASGQACELREVVLRSKPQGLLLASPKGTVPVLVLPDGQVLEQSLSIMLWALERQDPDRWLAPSHGALAGMLALIEECDGPFKHALDRNKYPSRYHDADTALARTQAVEWLQGLEARLTPHLFLFGGHAALADMAIAPFVRQFAGIDATWWAAQPWPHLSAWLAQWQASRLFESVMHKLSAWVDGTEGVMFPHAEGTLARSGNA; this is translated from the coding sequence ATGAGCGCCGCCCTGCCCGTTCTCTATTCCTTTCGCCGCTGCCCCTATGCGATGCGGGCGCGGCTGGCGCTAGCCGCCAGCGGCCAGGCCTGCGAGTTGCGCGAGGTGGTGCTGCGCAGCAAGCCCCAGGGCCTGCTGTTGGCATCACCCAAAGGCACGGTGCCCGTACTGGTGCTGCCGGATGGGCAGGTGCTGGAGCAGAGCCTGAGCATCATGCTGTGGGCGCTGGAAAGACAAGACCCCGACCGCTGGCTCGCCCCGAGCCACGGCGCATTGGCTGGCATGCTGGCGTTGATTGAAGAATGCGACGGCCCCTTCAAACACGCGCTGGACCGCAACAAATACCCGAGCCGCTATCACGATGCCGACACCGCCCTGGCCCGCACGCAGGCCGTGGAATGGCTGCAGGGGCTGGAGGCGCGACTCACCCCGCACCTCTTTCTGTTTGGCGGTCACGCTGCCCTCGCGGACATGGCCATCGCCCCTTTTGTGCGTCAGTTTGCTGGCATCGACGCCACTTGGTGGGCTGCCCAGCCCTGGCCGCATCTGAGTGCGTGGCTGGCGCAGTGGCAGGCGAGCCGGCTGTTCGAGAGCGTGATGCACAAGCTGTCGGCATGGGTGGATGGCACGGAAGGGGTGATGTTTCCGCACGCTGAGGGGACTTTGGCGCGAAGCGGCAACGCCTAA
- a CDS encoding disulfide bond formation protein B → MNWLTAAPRRVLALISVASVAMLAFGMYLQHVVGLEPCPMCIVQRYALIAVALFAGLASARGQKGWWMTWGVLAVVAAGFGAFVAARQSWLQWYPPEIATCGRDFYGMIENYPISRSIPMIFRGSGDCTAIDWTFLGGSIANWSFVCFVGFAVVLLVLLVRALKGGSRKGSGYSMA, encoded by the coding sequence ATGAATTGGTTGACTGCGGCCCCGCGCCGCGTGCTGGCACTGATCAGCGTGGCCAGCGTGGCCATGCTGGCTTTTGGCATGTATTTGCAGCATGTGGTGGGCCTGGAGCCTTGCCCCATGTGCATCGTGCAGCGCTACGCTCTCATTGCTGTAGCACTCTTCGCAGGACTGGCAAGCGCTAGAGGCCAAAAAGGCTGGTGGATGACCTGGGGTGTGCTGGCCGTGGTCGCGGCCGGTTTTGGCGCCTTCGTGGCGGCCCGCCAGAGCTGGCTGCAGTGGTATCCGCCCGAAATCGCCACCTGCGGCCGCGATTTTTACGGAATGATCGAAAACTACCCCATCAGCCGTTCCATCCCCATGATCTTTCGCGGCTCGGGCGATTGCACGGCGATCGACTGGACCTTCCTGGGTGGCTCGATTGCCAACTGGTCGTTTGTTTGTTTTGTGGGGTTTGCGGTCGTGCTGTTGGTGCTGCTGGTGCGGGCTCTCAAGGGGGGCAGCCGCAAAGGCTCGGGGTATTCGATGGCCTGA
- a CDS encoding sulfate/molybdate ABC transporter ATP-binding protein → MSIEIRNVSKQFGDFQALRDVSLDIASGELIALLGPSGCGKTTLLRIIAGLETADVGSIHFSGEDTTDVHVRERNVGFVFQHYALFRHMTVFENVAFGLRVKPRGQRPSEAQIKQKVTDLLKLVQLDWLAERYPSQLSGGQRQRIALARALAVEPKVLLLDEPFGALDAKVRKELRRWLRRLHDELHVTSIFVTHDQEEALEVADRVVVINQGRIEQSGSPQQVWDNPASPFVYGFLGDVNLFHGRAHEGLVHLEGIELDSPEHQQAQNAKAFAYVRPHDLDVERYAPGAGLDAEGRPRGIVAQLSRAIVVGPIARLELIPSDDHKPADNASPDHLIEAQIPAQQFKEMGFKEGEMLVVTPRRARVFLDHAAGI, encoded by the coding sequence ATGAGCATTGAAATCCGTAACGTCAGCAAGCAGTTTGGCGACTTCCAGGCGCTGCGCGATGTGAGCCTCGACATCGCATCGGGCGAACTCATCGCGCTGCTCGGCCCCTCGGGCTGCGGCAAGACCACGCTCTTGCGCATCATCGCCGGGCTGGAGACGGCCGATGTGGGCAGCATCCATTTCAGCGGCGAAGACACCACCGACGTGCATGTGCGCGAGCGCAACGTGGGCTTTGTGTTCCAGCACTACGCGCTGTTCCGCCACATGACGGTGTTTGAGAACGTGGCCTTCGGCCTGCGCGTGAAGCCGCGCGGCCAGCGCCCCAGCGAAGCCCAGATCAAGCAGAAGGTGACCGACCTGCTCAAGCTGGTGCAGCTCGATTGGCTGGCCGAGCGCTACCCCTCGCAGCTCTCGGGCGGCCAGCGCCAGCGCATCGCCCTGGCCCGCGCCCTGGCCGTGGAGCCCAAGGTGCTGCTGCTCGATGAGCCTTTTGGTGCGCTGGACGCCAAGGTGCGCAAAGAGTTGCGCCGCTGGCTGCGCCGCTTGCACGACGAGCTGCATGTGACCAGCATCTTCGTGACCCACGACCAGGAAGAAGCACTGGAGGTGGCCGACCGCGTGGTGGTCATCAACCAGGGCCGCATCGAGCAAAGCGGCTCGCCCCAGCAAGTGTGGGACAACCCGGCCAGCCCGTTTGTCTATGGTTTTCTGGGCGATGTGAACCTGTTCCACGGCCGCGCGCACGAAGGGCTGGTGCACCTCGAAGGCATCGAGCTCGATTCACCCGAGCACCAGCAGGCGCAAAACGCCAAGGCCTTTGCCTATGTGCGCCCGCACGATCTGGATGTGGAGCGCTATGCGCCCGGCGCTGGGCTCGACGCTGAAGGCCGCCCACGCGGCATCGTCGCGCAGCTGAGTCGCGCCATCGTGGTGGGCCCGATTGCGCGGCTGGAACTTATTCCATCCGACGACCACAAACCAGCGGACAATGCGTCCCCGGACCACTTGATCGAAGCGCAGATTCCGGCGCAGCAGTTCAAGGAGATGGGTTTCAAAGAGGGTGAAATGCTGGTGGTGACACCGCGCCGCGCCCGCGTTTTTCTGGATCACGCCGCCGGGATTTGA